A single region of the Halorussus gelatinilyticus genome encodes:
- a CDS encoding Rrf2 family transcriptional regulator has product MSTIELTASQKKILRALVDLHRETEDAVKGEDIADEVDRNPGTIRNQMQSLKALQLVEGVPGPKGGYKPTANAFDALGVQDMDQEAEVPIFLGDEPVEDVNVEEIDLASVHHPELCRAEIHVRGSLGKFHEGDHVRVGPTPLSKLVVTGSVNGKDDTNNIVILKIESMEAPAEEPDH; this is encoded by the coding sequence ATGTCTACAATCGAACTGACGGCGAGTCAAAAGAAGATCCTCCGCGCGCTCGTGGACCTCCACCGCGAGACCGAAGACGCGGTCAAGGGCGAAGACATCGCCGACGAAGTCGACCGAAACCCCGGCACCATCCGGAACCAGATGCAGAGTCTCAAGGCCCTCCAACTCGTCGAAGGCGTCCCCGGTCCGAAGGGCGGGTACAAGCCGACCGCCAACGCGTTCGACGCCCTCGGAGTCCAAGACATGGACCAAGAGGCCGAAGTCCCCATCTTCCTCGGCGACGAACCCGTCGAGGACGTCAACGTCGAAGAGATAGACCTCGCCAGCGTCCACCACCCGGAACTCTGTCGCGCCGAGATTCACGTCCGGGGGTCGCTCGGAAAATTCCACGAGGGCGACCACGTCCGCGTCGGTCCCACGCCGCTCTCGAAACTCGTCGTCACCGGGTCGGTGAACGGAAAGGACGACACCAACAACATCGTGATTCTCAAAATCGAGTCGATGGAAGCCCCCGCCGAGGAACCCGACCACTAA
- a CDS encoding NAD-dependent epimerase/dehydratase family protein, producing MHGKRVLVTGGAGFIGSNLANHLADDNDVLAVDDCYLGTPDNLDEGVEFHDVSVVDDDLPTEDVDVLFHLAALSSYPMHEEDPTKGARVNVEGFVNAVEQVREDGCDTVVYASTSSIYGDRTEPSPEDMEVTARTGYEASKLARERYGEYFAYHYDMNVAGMRFFSVYEGFGGAEGHKDEYANLIAQFADEIADGEAPVIYGDGTQTRDFTHVSDVARGLELAADHELTGIYNLGTGESYSLNTLVERLNDELGTDVEPEYVENPIPEKVYVHDTMADASKMHEATGWEPRISFEEGLKRVCSYYQ from the coding sequence ATGCACGGAAAACGAGTCCTCGTCACCGGCGGTGCGGGATTCATCGGATCGAACTTGGCGAACCACCTCGCCGACGACAACGACGTTCTCGCGGTAGACGACTGCTATCTCGGCACGCCCGATAATCTGGACGAGGGAGTCGAGTTCCACGACGTGAGCGTGGTGGACGACGACCTGCCGACCGAGGACGTGGACGTGCTGTTCCACCTCGCGGCGCTGTCGTCGTACCCCATGCACGAGGAGGACCCGACGAAGGGCGCGCGCGTCAACGTCGAGGGCTTCGTCAACGCGGTCGAACAGGTCCGGGAAGACGGCTGTGACACCGTGGTCTACGCCTCGACGTCCTCCATCTACGGCGACCGGACCGAACCCTCGCCCGAGGACATGGAGGTGACCGCTCGGACGGGCTACGAGGCCTCGAAACTCGCGCGGGAACGCTACGGCGAGTACTTCGCGTACCACTACGACATGAACGTAGCCGGGATGCGCTTTTTCAGCGTCTACGAGGGCTTCGGCGGCGCGGAGGGACACAAAGACGAGTACGCCAACCTCATTGCGCAGTTCGCCGACGAAATCGCCGACGGCGAGGCTCCGGTCATCTACGGCGACGGCACCCAGACGCGGGACTTCACCCACGTCTCGGACGTCGCCCGCGGCCTCGAACTCGCCGCCGACCACGAACTCACCGGCATCTACAACCTCGGAACCGGCGAGTCCTACAGTCTGAACACGCTGGTCGAGCGACTCAACGACGAGTTGGGTACCGACGTCGAACCCGAGTACGTCGAGAACCCGATTCCGGAGAAGGTGTACGTCCACGACACGATGGCCGACGCCTCGAAGATGCACGAGGCGACCGGATGGGAACCCCGGATTAGCTTCGAGGAGGGCCTGAAACGCGTCTGTTCGTACTACCAGTAG
- the rocF gene encoding arginase, with protein MNEQVRIIGVPMDLGADRRGVDMGSSTIRYAGLADELDALGIDVTDAGDLPVPRAEERDPEAEQPAEGEAKFLRETADVCTRLADEVADTIDAGQFPLVLGGDHSIAIGTAKGAARDADLGVVWFDAHGDFNTPKTSPSGNVHGMPLAALLGIGDFADTEWANAPNIREENVVLVGLRSLDDDERRAIRESDVTAYTMSDIDERGVTPVVEDALDVATDGTDGIHVSLDMDWLDPKVAPGVGTPVRGGVNYREAHLALEKVAERDENEGVLRSLEVVEVNAILDEHNETAELATELAASGLGKRIL; from the coding sequence ATGAACGAACAGGTTCGAATCATCGGCGTCCCGATGGACCTCGGCGCGGACCGACGCGGCGTGGACATGGGGTCGTCTACCATCCGATACGCCGGACTCGCCGACGAACTCGACGCCCTCGGTATCGACGTGACCGACGCGGGCGACCTGCCGGTCCCCCGCGCCGAGGAGCGCGACCCCGAGGCCGAGCAACCCGCCGAAGGCGAGGCGAAGTTCCTGCGCGAGACCGCCGACGTGTGTACCCGCCTCGCCGACGAGGTGGCCGACACCATCGACGCGGGCCAGTTTCCCCTCGTCCTCGGCGGCGACCACTCCATCGCCATCGGGACCGCCAAGGGCGCGGCCCGAGACGCCGACCTCGGCGTGGTCTGGTTCGACGCCCACGGCGACTTCAACACGCCCAAGACCTCGCCGTCGGGCAACGTCCACGGGATGCCGCTGGCGGCGCTCCTCGGCATCGGGGACTTCGCCGACACCGAGTGGGCCAACGCGCCGAACATCCGCGAGGAGAACGTCGTACTGGTCGGTCTCCGGAGTCTGGACGACGACGAACGGCGGGCCATCCGCGAGAGCGACGTGACCGCCTACACCATGTCGGACATCGACGAGCGCGGCGTCACCCCGGTCGTCGAGGACGCGCTGGACGTGGCGACCGACGGCACCGACGGCATCCACGTCAGCCTCGACATGGACTGGCTCGACCCGAAGGTCGCGCCCGGCGTCGGGACGCCGGTCCGCGGCGGCGTCAACTACCGCGAGGCCCACCTCGCCTTGGAGAAGGTCGCCGAGCGCGACGAGAACGAGGGCGTCCTCCGGTCGCTCGAAGTCGTGGAGGTCAACGCGATTCTGGACGAACACAACGAGACCGCGGAGTTGGCGACCGAACTGGCCGCGAGCGGGCTCGGAAAGCGCATCCTGTAG